A stretch of Roseibium porphyridii DNA encodes these proteins:
- a CDS encoding DUF992 domain-containing protein, which yields MRFSRFGFAVAAVLCAGTALASENTPTVEIGTLNCLVEGEHNFIVGSSATLGCSFKPADGGTVEYYKGKVRDYGLDIGTTKEANLVWGVLAPSADRKPGLLAGTYGGLTAGASLGAGIKANALIGGLDRSIALNPFSLESQTGTNLTIGVSKMTLEPIN from the coding sequence ATGCGTTTTTCTAGATTTGGTTTTGCTGTGGCCGCTGTTCTTTGTGCAGGAACGGCTCTGGCCTCCGAGAACACGCCAACTGTCGAAATTGGGACACTTAATTGTCTGGTGGAGGGAGAGCACAATTTCATCGTTGGTTCTTCAGCTACGCTCGGCTGTAGCTTCAAACCTGCCGATGGCGGAACGGTCGAATACTACAAGGGTAAAGTGCGGGACTATGGCCTCGATATCGGAACTACCAAGGAAGCCAACCTTGTTTGGGGCGTCCTAGCACCCTCTGCGGATCGCAAGCCGGGCTTGTTGGCGGGGACCTATGGCGGTTTGACCGCAGGCGCGAGCCTGGGGGCAGGCATCAAAGCCAATGCTCTTATCGGGGGGCTTGACCGGTCAATTGCGCTGAATCCCTTCAGCCTGGAAAGTCAAACGGGCACCAATTTGACCATCGGTGTCAGCAAGATGACGCTCGAACCCATAAACTGA